A genomic segment from Pseudokineococcus lusitanus encodes:
- a CDS encoding DUF3180 domain-containing protein, translated as MTPTRWTTPVGVAVVTAVLGFALVGPLEMMGLRLTQLPWTAVAAVLLLAVVVLVLGWPVRRWTRGHRDRPLDPLRAARTAALGQASALAGAALVGWYVGQVLHLLPDVAFPLPRASVVNLGVAAGASALLLVAGLVVERWCRLPPEDDDEPGPGGGRAARPTA; from the coding sequence GTGACGCCGACCCGCTGGACGACGCCCGTCGGCGTCGCCGTCGTCACCGCCGTGCTGGGGTTCGCCCTCGTCGGGCCGCTCGAGATGATGGGGCTGCGGCTCACGCAGCTGCCGTGGACCGCCGTCGCGGCCGTCCTCCTGCTCGCCGTCGTCGTCCTCGTGCTCGGCTGGCCCGTGCGGCGCTGGACCCGCGGCCACCGCGACCGTCCGCTCGACCCCCTGCGCGCCGCGCGGACGGCGGCCCTCGGCCAGGCGTCGGCGCTCGCCGGGGCGGCGCTCGTCGGCTGGTACGTCGGGCAGGTCCTCCACCTGCTGCCCGACGTGGCCTTCCCGCTGCCGCGCGCCTCCGTCGTCAACCTCGGCGTCGCGGCAGGCGCCTCCGCGCTGCTCCTCGTCGCGGGCCTCGTCGTCGAGCGGTGGTGCCGCCTGCCCCCGGAGGACGACGACGAGCCCGGCCCCGGCGGCGGTCGCGCGGCGCGTCCGACCGCCTGA
- a CDS encoding MOSC domain-containing protein, protein MGAPQVVGRVRRLGLTPLKGAAHLHPARVDLAAHGPVGDRGWCLVEHDAAGALAVARTVRTPGVLRVRAHVPPGGGLALDLPGGHHHVPEPSVPATPSLADYWGRPAPVTPVPGPWDAALGDLVGRPVALARVLRPGAVVYADPLVLVTTSSLRELSRRTGAPLDDERFRSLVLVGTDDAAPFVEDTWSGRVLRLGGARVLVGDGVARCAVVQRVPGTGARATDDLLGALAADRAVDGPGGTSLLLGVGARVLDPGPVALGDEVALEG, encoded by the coding sequence GTGGGGGCGCCGCAGGTCGTCGGACGCGTGCGGCGGCTCGGCCTCACGCCGCTCAAGGGCGCCGCGCACCTCCACCCCGCCCGGGTCGACCTCGCCGCCCACGGGCCGGTCGGCGACCGCGGGTGGTGCCTCGTCGAGCACGACGCCGCCGGCGCCCTCGCCGTGGCCCGCACCGTCCGCACCCCCGGTGTCCTGCGGGTGCGCGCCCACGTCCCGCCCGGCGGCGGGCTCGCCCTCGACCTCCCCGGCGGCCACCACCACGTGCCCGAGCCGTCCGTCCCGGCCACGCCGTCCCTCGCCGACTACTGGGGGCGGCCGGCGCCCGTGACGCCCGTCCCGGGCCCGTGGGACGCGGCCCTGGGCGACCTCGTGGGCCGGCCGGTCGCGCTCGCCCGCGTCCTGCGCCCCGGCGCCGTCGTCTACGCCGACCCGCTCGTGCTCGTCACGACGTCGTCGCTGCGCGAGCTGTCCCGCCGGACCGGCGCCCCGCTCGACGACGAGCGGTTCCGCTCCCTCGTCCTCGTGGGCACAGACGACGCCGCCCCCTTCGTCGAGGACACCTGGTCGGGCCGGGTGCTGCGGCTCGGCGGCGCCCGCGTCCTCGTCGGCGACGGGGTGGCCCGGTGCGCCGTCGTCCAGCGGGTGCCGGGCACGGGCGCGCGGGCGACGGACGACCTCCTCGGCGCGCTGGCCGCCGACCGGGCGGTCGACGGCCCGGGCGGGACCTCGCTGCTGCTGGGCGTCGGCGCCCGCGTGCTCGACCCCGGGCCGGTGGCGCTGGGCGACGAGGTCGCGCTCGAGGGCTGA
- the folE gene encoding GTP cyclohydrolase I FolE yields the protein MGPLETAALTGPSSRPFDAARAEAAVRELLIAVGEDPDRDGLLDTPARVARMYAEVLGGLREDPAEVLRTSFDLGHDELVLVRDIEVYSLCEHHLVPFHGVAHVGYVPAADGRITGLSKLARLVDVFARRPQVQERLTSQVADALVEHLQPRGVIVVVECEHLCMSMRGVRKTGARTVTSAMRGQLRDPATRAEALALLHGR from the coding sequence ATCGGCCCGCTGGAGACGGCCGCCCTCACCGGGCCGAGCAGCCGTCCCTTCGACGCCGCCCGCGCCGAGGCGGCCGTCCGCGAGCTGCTGATCGCCGTCGGCGAGGACCCCGACCGTGACGGCCTGCTCGACACCCCGGCCCGGGTCGCGCGCATGTACGCCGAGGTCCTCGGCGGCCTGCGCGAGGACCCGGCCGAGGTGCTGCGGACGTCGTTCGACCTGGGGCACGACGAGCTCGTCCTCGTGCGCGACATCGAGGTGTACTCGCTCTGCGAGCACCACCTCGTGCCCTTCCACGGCGTCGCGCACGTCGGGTACGTGCCGGCGGCGGACGGCCGCATCACCGGGCTGTCCAAGCTGGCCCGCCTCGTCGACGTCTTCGCACGGCGCCCGCAGGTGCAGGAGCGGCTGACGAGCCAGGTCGCCGACGCCCTCGTGGAGCACCTGCAGCCGCGCGGCGTCATCGTCGTCGTCGAGTGCGAGCACCTCTGCATGTCGATGCGCGGGGTCCGCAAGACCGGCGCGCGCACGGTGACCTCCGCGATGCGGGGGCAGCTGCGCGACCCGGCCACCCGCGCCGAGGCGCTCGCCCTCCTCCACGGGCGATGA
- a CDS encoding CocE/NonD family hydrolase gives MPRPTPERPRTDRPTTAGRRSRAALVARTAVTGAALLVPLLAVPATAAPAPAAPATVAPTGPVVADGLTQPVFDYADAVRETVRVEAPDADGDGEPDLVVADIIRPAGLDADVPVIMDASPYYLCCGRGLESQRKQYDAEGRPLNFPLFYDNYFVPRGYAFVAVDMAGTGRSTGCTDVGGPSDVDSVAAVVEWLAGEGTAYDLDGEVVEATWSAGRTGMIGKSYDGTLANGVAAAGTTGLETIVPIEAISSWYDYTRAGDLPFSTGYLPYLGNYVSQNRTEAVDCAAALTQLGVDADDASGTYNDVWAERDYREGGERAGGPYDASQMTASVFVVHGLQDDNVKMRHFSELWDELGEHDVERKLWLIRSGHTDPFDSDREEWVRELHRWFDAELMDVDNGIHDEPSVRVETRPGEIRTSDAWPVPTRTVRLQPQADGTLAPARRTQGDVVVTSNARQREAAAVAEGDNPNRLLWTSGELREDVRLSGSPRVDLEVTHAAATGQGQVGVMLVDYGTADRVLTTGGGVRALETRSCWGEGVEADTGCFLDAEVVRGETPLQVLARGALRLPGAGTHRVSVELQAQDVVVPAGHRVGLVVVGAYPGWVTTVDGGSAAYTVDLARTALHLPVQGRAAFLGGAARPVPAAEDLVAGTLPRLGERVVPR, from the coding sequence GTGCCACGCCCGACCCCCGAACGGCCCCGCACCGACCGCCCGACGACCGCCGGGCGCCGCTCCCGGGCCGCCCTCGTGGCCCGCACCGCCGTCACCGGCGCCGCGCTGCTCGTCCCGCTGCTGGCGGTGCCCGCGACCGCCGCGCCGGCGCCCGCGGCACCGGCGACCGTGGCGCCCACGGGTCCCGTCGTCGCCGACGGCCTGACGCAGCCCGTCTTCGACTACGCCGACGCGGTGCGCGAGACCGTCCGCGTCGAGGCGCCCGACGCCGACGGCGACGGCGAGCCGGACCTCGTCGTCGCCGACATCATCCGGCCGGCGGGGCTCGACGCCGACGTGCCGGTGATCATGGACGCGAGCCCGTACTACCTCTGCTGCGGCCGCGGCCTCGAGTCCCAGCGCAAGCAGTACGACGCCGAGGGCCGGCCGCTCAACTTCCCCCTCTTCTACGACAACTACTTCGTGCCGCGCGGCTACGCCTTCGTCGCCGTCGACATGGCCGGCACGGGCCGCTCCACGGGCTGCACCGACGTCGGCGGCCCCTCGGACGTCGACTCCGTCGCCGCCGTCGTCGAGTGGCTGGCCGGGGAGGGCACCGCCTACGACCTGGACGGGGAGGTCGTCGAGGCGACCTGGAGCGCCGGGCGCACGGGCATGATCGGCAAGTCCTACGACGGCACCCTGGCCAACGGCGTCGCCGCGGCCGGGACGACCGGGCTCGAGACCATCGTCCCGATCGAGGCCATCAGCTCCTGGTACGACTACACGCGCGCGGGCGACCTGCCCTTCTCCACCGGCTACCTGCCGTACCTCGGCAACTACGTGTCGCAGAACCGCACCGAGGCGGTCGACTGCGCCGCGGCGCTGACGCAGCTCGGCGTGGACGCCGACGACGCGAGCGGCACCTACAACGACGTCTGGGCCGAGCGCGACTACCGCGAGGGCGGCGAGCGCGCGGGCGGCCCCTACGACGCCTCGCAGATGACCGCGAGCGTCTTCGTCGTCCACGGCCTCCAGGACGACAACGTCAAGATGCGGCACTTCTCCGAGCTGTGGGACGAGCTGGGCGAGCACGACGTCGAGCGCAAGCTCTGGCTCATCCGCTCCGGCCACACCGACCCCTTCGACTCCGACCGCGAGGAGTGGGTCCGCGAGCTGCACCGCTGGTTCGACGCCGAGCTGATGGACGTCGACAACGGCATCCACGACGAGCCGTCGGTCCGCGTCGAGACGCGCCCGGGCGAGATCCGCACGAGCGACGCCTGGCCGGTGCCCACGCGCACCGTCCGCCTGCAGCCGCAGGCCGACGGGACCCTCGCCCCGGCGCGCCGGACGCAGGGCGACGTCGTCGTCACGAGCAACGCCCGCCAGCGCGAGGCGGCCGCCGTGGCCGAGGGCGACAACCCGAACCGCCTCCTGTGGACGAGCGGCGAGCTCCGCGAGGACGTCCGGCTGTCGGGCTCGCCGCGCGTCGACCTGGAGGTCACGCACGCCGCGGCGACGGGCCAGGGCCAGGTCGGCGTCATGCTCGTCGACTACGGCACGGCCGACCGCGTCCTCACGACCGGGGGCGGCGTCCGGGCGCTGGAGACCCGGTCCTGCTGGGGCGAGGGCGTCGAGGCCGACACCGGCTGCTTCCTCGACGCCGAGGTCGTGCGCGGCGAGACGCCGCTGCAGGTCCTCGCCCGGGGGGCCCTGCGCCTGCCCGGCGCGGGCACGCACCGGGTGTCCGTCGAGCTGCAGGCGCAGGACGTCGTCGTGCCCGCCGGCCACCGCGTCGGCCTCGTCGTCGTCGGCGCGTACCCGGGCTGGGTGACGACGGTCGACGGCGGCTCCGCCGCGTACACCGTCGACCTGGCCCGCACCGCGCTCCACCTGCCCGTCCAGGGCCGCGCGGCCTTCCTCGGCGGGGCCGCCCGCCCGGTGCCGGCGGCCGAGGACCTCGTCGCCGGGACGCTCCCCCGCCTCGGCGAGCGCGTCGTCCCGCGGTGA
- the folK gene encoding 2-amino-4-hydroxy-6-hydroxymethyldihydropteridine diphosphokinase: MSADVARDRVELRGLRVRGRHGVLAAERELGQVFVVDLVLELDTRAAAASDDVLDTVHYGEVAEEVTAVVAGEPVALLERLAQRVADVVLARERVLAVEVAVHKPAAPITVAFEDVVVRVRREAPPRGTPVVLALGSDLGDRAEVLRSAVAALARVPGLHLTRVSPVVESAPVRLPGTAAAEEADQQPFLNAVVVGTTTLAPHDLLAACLRVEAGHGRVRLERWGPRTLDVDVVDLGGTVARDDERLLLPHPRAHERPFVVVPWSLVDAGAVLAGPGGGPVGDLASSLTAADPDAVRVRADVDLPLPDVAAGGAA; encoded by the coding sequence ATGAGCGCCGACGTCGCCCGGGACCGGGTGGAGCTGCGCGGCCTGCGGGTCCGCGGCCGTCACGGCGTGCTGGCCGCCGAGCGCGAGCTCGGGCAGGTCTTCGTCGTCGACCTCGTGCTGGAGCTCGACACGCGGGCCGCGGCCGCGAGCGACGACGTCCTCGACACCGTCCACTACGGCGAGGTGGCAGAGGAGGTCACCGCCGTCGTCGCGGGGGAGCCCGTCGCCCTCCTCGAGCGCCTCGCGCAGCGCGTCGCCGACGTCGTCCTCGCCCGCGAGCGCGTGCTCGCCGTCGAGGTGGCCGTCCACAAGCCGGCCGCGCCGATCACCGTGGCCTTCGAGGACGTCGTCGTGCGGGTCCGCCGCGAGGCGCCGCCGCGGGGCACTCCCGTCGTCCTCGCGCTCGGCTCGGACCTCGGCGACCGCGCGGAGGTGCTGCGCTCGGCCGTCGCCGCGCTCGCCCGCGTCCCGGGCCTGCACCTGACGCGCGTGTCGCCGGTCGTCGAGTCGGCGCCCGTCCGGCTGCCCGGGACGGCCGCCGCCGAGGAGGCCGACCAGCAGCCCTTCCTCAACGCCGTGGTCGTCGGCACGACGACGCTGGCGCCGCACGACCTGCTCGCCGCCTGCCTCCGGGTCGAGGCGGGGCACGGGCGCGTGCGGCTCGAGCGGTGGGGCCCGCGGACGCTCGACGTCGACGTCGTCGACCTCGGCGGCACCGTCGCCCGGGACGACGAGCGGCTCCTCCTGCCCCACCCGCGCGCGCACGAGCGGCCCTTCGTCGTCGTCCCGTGGTCGCTCGTGGACGCGGGCGCGGTGCTCGCCGGCCCGGGCGGCGGGCCGGTCGGCGACCTGGCGTCGTCCCTGACGGCGGCCGACCCGGACGCCGTCCGCGTCCGCGCGGACGTCGACCTGCCGCTGCCCGACGTCGCGGCCGGGGGAGCGGCGTGA
- a CDS encoding DUF1232 domain-containing protein, with the protein MPSSWTSWASWDLLWSVLLGAVVAAVVLWLLLLAALWRGRPEATSLREALRLLPDLLRMLRRLAADGTLPRGVRVRLWLAVGYLALPVDLVPDVVPVLGWADDAVVVALVLRSVVRAAGPDALARHWPGTPEGLAAVRRLARV; encoded by the coding sequence GTGCCGTCGTCGTGGACCTCGTGGGCGTCGTGGGACCTGCTGTGGTCGGTGCTGCTGGGCGCCGTCGTCGCCGCGGTCGTGCTGTGGCTGCTCCTCCTCGCCGCCCTCTGGAGGGGCAGGCCGGAGGCGACGAGCCTGCGCGAGGCGCTGCGGCTGCTGCCCGACCTGCTGCGGATGCTGCGCCGGCTCGCCGCGGACGGCACCCTGCCGCGCGGGGTGCGCGTGCGGCTGTGGCTCGCGGTCGGCTACCTGGCCCTGCCGGTCGACCTCGTGCCCGACGTCGTCCCGGTGCTGGGCTGGGCCGACGACGCCGTCGTCGTCGCCCTCGTCCTGCGCTCCGTCGTCCGGGCTGCCGGGCCGGACGCCCTGGCGCGGCACTGGCCGGGGACGCCGGAGGGGCTGGCGGCCGTCCGACGGCTCGCGCGGGTCTGA
- the hrpA gene encoding ATP-dependent RNA helicase HrpA — protein sequence MAEQRTPSRRGSRRGGRPPGAGRAPAPVADTPQTAALRAALAEVGVADGQRLERRLDGALRRPGPERGAALERVAADVETARERLAVRRTTVPAISYPPELPVSGARDEIAAAIRDHQVVVVAGETGSGKTTQLPKICLELGRGARGMIGHTQPRRIAARAVAERVAEELAVPLGEQVGYAVRFTDRVSDRTLVSVVTDGILLAEVQRDPMLSRYDTVIIDEAHERSLNIDFLLGILHRLLPRRPDLKLVITSATIDPRRFADHFADVAGEVPVIEVSGRTFPVEVRYRPLVDDTADADAEEDDDEDDDRPARAAKEPVQAVCDAVRELAATGPGDVLVFLPGEREIRETADAVARMQMRGTEVLPLYARLTGAEQHRVFSAHGPGVQRRVVLSTNVAETSLTVPGIRYVVDAGLARVSRYSARLKVQRLPVEAVSQASANQRSGRCGRVAEGVAIRLYSEADYEGRPRFTDPEVLRTSLASVILQMAALGLGRVEDFPFVDPPDRRQVADGLALLTELGAIETTEGDAAAERGPAEQRQLRLTPVGRRLARLPLDPRLARMVVEADRNSCVAEVLVLAAALSVQDPRERPAEHQQAADAAHARFRDERSDLLTLLALWRYLHAQQETLSSSAFRRMCKREFLSWLRVREWQDVHRQLRQLTRSLGVDASSSAVLPDEDADVVGEADDGDAPEEDVLPGSEQQVDADRVHASVLAGFLSSIGMREERTKDPRAKVQAGRDAARPDRRERRNVEYLGARGARFALWPGSVLARKPPAWVMAAELVETSRLWARGVAAIQPEWVEALAGHLVRRTYSEPHWSKKRASVVASERVLLHGLPLVAARTIAYGRVDPVTSRDLFIRHALVEGDWVSTHRFLDDNRALLDEAEDLEHRTRTRGLVVDEEALVAFYDARVPADVVSGAHFDRWWKGERRRRPDLLTFDPSALLADAAAGVQVDDFPLLWRAGELDLRVSYRFAPGEEDDGATVHVPLRALAQLDPEPFAWQVPGLRHELVTALVRGLPKAVRRHLAPAPDRAEAVLAVAGPADGPVLEVLSRELERLTGTPVPLADWDPAALPDHLRVRFTVEDDDDRAADGSPRVLGTSRDLLALRRSLTADVRRAVSAAASDLERGGARDADAAFATGALPEEVSTAGVAGYPALTDEGDAVAVRVYPTAGEARAAQRAGTLRLLRLELPTPGKDVVRRLSNTDLLTLARSPHGSTAALLDDVWDAVLADLVRRAGGPPTDPEGHAALREQARTAGPGAVAAAVGVVVRVLRSAAEVEERLGSLADGAGAGLRALAVRPALEDLRAQLAGLVHPRMVTAAGLDRLPDLQRYLQGMLRRVASLPGDAARDRDRTGVVQRSAAEVEAAVAALPASRRGDDDVREVRWTLEELRVSLFAQGLPTRGSVSPQRVTRALAALPRDDG from the coding sequence ATGGCCGAGCAGCGCACCCCCTCCCGTCGCGGGTCCCGCCGAGGGGGGCGTCCCCCCGGCGCCGGCCGCGCGCCGGCCCCCGTCGCCGACACCCCGCAGACCGCGGCCCTCCGCGCCGCGCTGGCGGAGGTCGGCGTCGCCGACGGGCAGCGGCTGGAGCGGCGGCTCGACGGCGCGCTGCGACGTCCAGGGCCGGAGCGAGGCGCGGCCCTCGAGCGGGTGGCGGCCGACGTCGAGACGGCGCGGGAACGGCTCGCCGTCCGCCGCACCACCGTCCCCGCGATCTCCTACCCGCCCGAGCTGCCGGTCTCGGGGGCCCGCGACGAGATCGCCGCCGCCATCCGCGACCACCAGGTCGTCGTCGTCGCCGGCGAGACGGGCTCCGGCAAGACGACGCAGCTGCCCAAGATCTGCCTCGAGCTCGGCCGCGGCGCCCGCGGGATGATCGGGCACACGCAGCCCCGGCGGATCGCCGCCCGCGCCGTCGCCGAGCGCGTCGCGGAGGAGCTGGCCGTCCCCCTCGGCGAGCAGGTGGGCTACGCCGTCCGCTTCACCGACCGCGTCAGCGACCGGACGCTCGTGTCCGTCGTGACCGACGGCATCCTCCTCGCCGAGGTGCAGCGCGACCCGATGCTGTCGCGCTACGACACCGTCATCATCGACGAGGCGCACGAGCGGTCGCTCAACATCGACTTCCTCCTCGGGATCCTCCACCGGCTCCTGCCGCGCCGGCCCGACCTCAAGCTCGTCATCACCTCGGCGACCATCGACCCGCGCCGCTTCGCCGACCACTTCGCCGACGTCGCGGGCGAGGTCCCCGTCATCGAGGTGTCGGGCCGCACCTTCCCCGTCGAGGTCCGCTACCGCCCGCTCGTCGACGACACGGCGGACGCCGACGCCGAGGAGGACGACGACGAGGACGACGACCGTCCCGCCCGCGCGGCGAAGGAGCCCGTGCAGGCGGTGTGCGACGCCGTCCGCGAGCTCGCCGCGACAGGCCCAGGCGATGTCCTCGTCTTCCTCCCCGGCGAGCGCGAGATCCGCGAGACCGCGGACGCCGTCGCCCGGATGCAGATGCGGGGCACCGAGGTCCTGCCGCTGTACGCCCGGCTGACCGGCGCCGAGCAGCACCGCGTGTTCTCCGCGCACGGCCCGGGCGTCCAGCGGCGGGTCGTCCTGTCCACCAACGTCGCCGAGACGTCGCTGACGGTGCCCGGCATCCGCTACGTCGTCGACGCCGGCCTGGCGCGCGTCTCGCGCTACAGCGCCCGTCTCAAGGTGCAGCGGCTGCCCGTCGAGGCGGTCAGCCAGGCGAGCGCGAACCAGCGGTCGGGGCGCTGCGGCCGCGTCGCCGAGGGCGTCGCGATCCGTCTCTACAGCGAGGCCGACTACGAGGGCCGCCCGCGCTTCACCGACCCCGAGGTGCTCCGGACGTCGCTCGCCTCGGTCATCCTCCAGATGGCCGCGCTCGGCCTCGGCCGGGTCGAGGACTTCCCCTTCGTCGACCCGCCCGACCGCCGCCAGGTCGCGGACGGGCTCGCGCTCCTCACCGAGCTCGGGGCCATCGAGACGACGGAGGGGGACGCGGCGGCGGAGCGGGGCCCCGCCGAGCAGCGGCAGCTCCGGCTCACCCCGGTCGGCCGGCGGCTGGCCCGGCTCCCGCTCGACCCGCGCCTGGCCCGGATGGTCGTCGAGGCCGACCGGAACAGCTGCGTGGCGGAGGTGCTCGTGCTCGCCGCGGCGCTGTCGGTGCAGGACCCGCGCGAGCGCCCCGCCGAGCACCAGCAGGCCGCCGACGCCGCGCACGCCCGCTTCCGCGACGAGCGCTCGGACCTGCTCACCCTCCTCGCCCTGTGGCGGTACCTCCACGCCCAGCAGGAGACGCTGTCCAGCAGTGCCTTCCGCCGGATGTGCAAGCGCGAGTTCCTCTCGTGGCTGCGCGTGCGCGAGTGGCAGGACGTGCACCGCCAGCTCCGGCAGCTGACCCGCTCCCTCGGCGTCGACGCGTCGAGCAGCGCGGTCCTGCCCGACGAGGACGCCGACGTCGTCGGCGAGGCGGACGACGGCGACGCGCCGGAGGAGGACGTGCTCCCGGGCAGCGAGCAGCAGGTCGACGCCGACCGCGTCCACGCGAGCGTCCTCGCCGGCTTCCTCTCGAGCATCGGGATGCGCGAGGAGCGCACGAAGGACCCGCGGGCGAAGGTCCAGGCGGGCCGCGACGCCGCGCGGCCCGATCGCCGGGAGCGTCGCAACGTCGAGTACCTCGGCGCCCGGGGCGCGCGCTTCGCCCTGTGGCCCGGCTCGGTGCTCGCCCGCAAGCCGCCGGCGTGGGTCATGGCCGCCGAGCTCGTCGAGACCTCGCGGCTGTGGGCGCGCGGCGTCGCCGCCATCCAGCCCGAGTGGGTGGAGGCGCTCGCCGGCCACCTCGTCCGGCGCACGTACTCCGAGCCGCACTGGAGCAAGAAGCGGGCGTCCGTCGTCGCCTCCGAGCGGGTGCTCCTCCACGGGCTGCCGCTCGTCGCCGCCCGGACCATCGCCTACGGCCGGGTCGACCCGGTGACGAGCCGCGACCTCTTCATCCGCCACGCGCTCGTCGAGGGCGACTGGGTGAGCACCCACCGCTTCCTCGACGACAACCGCGCCCTGCTCGACGAGGCGGAGGACCTCGAGCACCGCACCCGCACCCGTGGCCTCGTCGTCGACGAGGAGGCGCTCGTCGCCTTCTACGACGCGCGGGTGCCCGCCGACGTCGTCTCCGGGGCGCACTTCGACCGCTGGTGGAAGGGCGAGCGCCGCCGCCGCCCGGACCTCCTCACCTTCGACCCGTCGGCGCTGCTGGCCGACGCCGCGGCCGGCGTGCAGGTCGACGACTTCCCCCTCCTCTGGCGCGCGGGCGAGCTCGACCTGCGGGTCTCGTACCGCTTCGCGCCCGGCGAGGAGGACGACGGGGCGACCGTCCACGTGCCGCTGCGGGCCCTGGCCCAGCTCGACCCCGAGCCCTTCGCCTGGCAGGTGCCCGGCCTGCGCCACGAGCTCGTCACCGCCCTCGTGCGCGGGCTGCCCAAGGCCGTCCGGCGCCACCTCGCCCCGGCGCCCGACCGGGCCGAGGCGGTGCTGGCCGTCGCCGGCCCCGCGGACGGCCCCGTCCTCGAGGTGCTGTCGCGCGAGCTCGAGCGGCTCACGGGGACGCCGGTCCCGCTCGCCGACTGGGATCCCGCGGCGCTGCCGGACCACCTGCGGGTGCGCTTCACGGTCGAGGACGACGACGACCGGGCGGCCGACGGCAGCCCACGGGTCCTCGGCACGAGCCGCGACCTCCTCGCCCTGCGGCGCTCCCTCACGGCCGACGTCCGCCGCGCCGTCTCCGCGGCCGCCTCCGACCTCGAGCGCGGCGGGGCCCGGGACGCGGACGCGGCCTTCGCGACGGGCGCGCTGCCGGAGGAGGTCTCGACGGCCGGCGTCGCCGGCTACCCGGCGCTGACGGACGAGGGCGACGCGGTGGCCGTCCGGGTCTACCCCACGGCGGGGGAGGCGCGGGCCGCCCAGCGGGCCGGCACCCTCCGCCTGCTGCGGCTCGAGCTGCCGACGCCCGGCAAGGACGTCGTCCGCCGGCTGTCGAACACCGACCTGCTGACGCTGGCGCGCAGCCCGCACGGCAGCACGGCCGCGCTGCTCGACGACGTCTGGGACGCGGTCCTCGCCGACCTCGTCCGCCGGGCCGGCGGCCCGCCCACCGACCCGGAGGGCCACGCAGCCCTGCGCGAGCAGGCCCGCACCGCGGGTCCCGGGGCGGTGGCCGCGGCGGTCGGCGTCGTGGTCCGCGTGCTGCGCAGCGCCGCCGAGGTGGAGGAGCGTCTCGGCTCGCTCGCCGACGGCGCCGGCGCGGGCCTCCGGGCGCTCGCGGTCCGCCCGGCGCTGGAGGACCTGCGCGCCCAGCTCGCGGGGCTCGTGCACCCGCGGATGGTCACGGCGGCCGGGCTCGACCGGCTCCCGGACCTCCAGCGCTACCTCCAGGGGATGCTGCGCCGGGTCGCCTCGCTGCCGGGCGACGCCGCGCGCGACCGCGACCGCACCGGCGTCGTCCAGCGCTCCGCCGCCGAGGTGGAGGCCGCCGTCGCGGCCCTGCCGGCGTCCCGGCGGGGCGACGACGACGTCCGCGAGGTGCGCTGGACGCTCGAGGAGCTGCGGGTCAGCCTCTTCGCGCAGGGCCTGCCGACCCGCGGGTCGGTCTCGCCGCAGCGGGTCACCCGGGCGCTCGCCGCGCTCCCGCGCGACGACGGCTGA
- the folP gene encoding dihydropteroate synthase produces the protein MTAVVAAPSVPGLTAPAAGRTLVLGVLNTTPDSFSDGGSYPDAAAAVRHGLALAAAGADLVDVGGESTRPGAVRVDAAEEQRRVVPVVRALAAEGVAVSVDTMRAATAEAAVAAGAVLVNDVSGGLGDPAMAGVVADLDVPYVVMHWRGHSDVMTSLATYGDVVADVRAELEERVGALLAAGVRRERLVLDPGLGFAKDADHGWALLAGLDRLAALGLPLLVGASRKRMLGTLLVSADGTPRPAGGRDAATAAVTALVAAQGVWGVRVHDVAPSADAVRVAARWRGAATAPSSSAAGR, from the coding sequence ATGACCGCGGTGGTCGCCGCGCCGTCGGTGCCCGGGCTCACCGCCCCGGCCGCCGGCCGCACGCTCGTCCTCGGCGTCCTCAACACGACGCCGGACTCCTTCAGCGACGGCGGGTCGTACCCGGACGCGGCCGCCGCCGTCCGGCACGGCCTGGCCCTCGCGGCTGCGGGCGCCGACCTCGTCGACGTCGGCGGGGAGTCCACCCGGCCGGGCGCCGTGCGGGTCGACGCCGCCGAGGAGCAGCGCCGCGTCGTCCCCGTCGTCCGCGCGCTCGCCGCGGAGGGGGTGGCCGTCAGCGTCGACACGATGCGCGCCGCCACCGCCGAGGCGGCCGTCGCGGCCGGCGCCGTGCTCGTCAACGACGTCAGCGGGGGGCTCGGCGACCCCGCGATGGCCGGCGTCGTCGCGGACCTCGACGTCCCCTACGTCGTCATGCACTGGCGCGGGCACAGCGACGTCATGACGTCGCTCGCCACCTACGGCGACGTCGTCGCGGACGTGCGCGCCGAGCTCGAGGAGCGCGTCGGTGCGCTGCTGGCCGCCGGGGTGCGCCGGGAGCGGCTCGTGCTCGACCCGGGCCTCGGCTTCGCCAAGGACGCCGACCACGGGTGGGCGCTGCTCGCGGGTCTCGACCGCCTCGCCGCCCTCGGCCTGCCCCTGCTCGTCGGCGCGTCCCGCAAGCGGATGCTCGGCACGCTGCTCGTCTCCGCGGACGGCACGCCCCGGCCCGCCGGCGGCCGGGACGCCGCGACCGCGGCCGTCACGGCCCTCGTCGCCGCGCAGGGGGTCTGGGGCGTCCGCGTCCACGACGTCGCCCCCAGCGCCGACGCCGTCCGCGTGGCCGCGCGGTGGCGCGGCGCCGCGACGGCCCCCTCGTCCTCGGCGGCCGGCCGATGA